Proteins encoded by one window of Polaribacter haliotis:
- the rsfS gene encoding ribosome silencing factor: MAKKHVSTDDLIAVIIQGIEDVKGENIQLLDLREIENTVCDYFIICSGNSNTQVNAISGSVQKVVSKQLKDKPWHIEGQGNSEWVLMDYVNVVVHVFQKHVREFYDIESLWGDAKITEIKPA; this comes from the coding sequence ATGGCTAAAAAACATGTAAGCACAGACGATTTAATCGCTGTAATAATTCAAGGAATTGAAGACGTTAAAGGAGAAAATATTCAATTACTAGACTTACGAGAAATAGAAAATACTGTATGCGATTATTTTATAATCTGTTCAGGAAATTCTAACACACAAGTAAATGCAATTTCTGGTTCGGTACAAAAAGTAGTTAGCAAACAACTTAAAGATAAGCCTTGGCATATAGAAGGGCAAGGAAATTCTGAGTGGGTTTTAATGGATTATGTAAATGTTGTTGTACACGTTTTTCAAAAACATGTACGTGAATTTTACGACATAGAAAGTCTTTGGGGTGATGCTAAAATTACCGAGATTAAACCTGCCTAA
- a CDS encoding phosphatidylserine decarboxylase family protein yields the protein MIRFHKEGYKIIVIAFILAIAGILLAEKLLETNWIIKSIQVFIVFFLVVILQFFRNPKRLTNLDETTIVAPVDGKVVVIEEVEEPEYFKDKRLQVSIFMSPINVHVTRYAMSGVVKYSKYHPGKYLVAWHPKASTENERTTIVLENASFGEILYRQIAGALAKRIVNYAKEGEEIIQGTDAGFIKFGSRVDLFLPLGTKLNVKLGDKVKGGTQVIAQK from the coding sequence ATGATTCGTTTTCATAAAGAAGGTTACAAAATAATTGTTATTGCTTTTATTTTAGCCATTGCCGGTATTTTATTGGCAGAAAAATTACTAGAAACAAATTGGATTATAAAATCCATTCAGGTTTTTATTGTGTTCTTTTTAGTGGTAATACTTCAATTTTTTAGAAACCCAAAAAGATTAACAAATTTAGACGAAACTACGATTGTAGCTCCTGTAGATGGTAAAGTTGTGGTTATAGAAGAAGTAGAAGAACCAGAGTATTTTAAAGATAAAAGATTACAAGTTTCTATTTTTATGTCTCCAATTAATGTGCATGTTACAAGGTATGCTATGAGTGGGGTTGTAAAATATAGTAAATATCATCCTGGTAAATATTTGGTTGCATGGCATCCAAAAGCATCTACAGAAAACGAAAGAACTACAATTGTTTTGGAAAATGCTTCTTTTGGAGAAATTTTATACAGACAAATTGCAGGTGCATTAGCAAAAAGAATTGTAAACTATGCTAAAGAAGGTGAAGAAATTATACAAGGTACAGATGCAGGTTTTATAAAATTTGGCTCTAGAGTAGATTTATTTTTACCATTAGGAACAAAGTTAAATGTAAAACTTGGTGATAAAGTAAAAGGAGGAACACAAGTGATTGCACAAAAATAA
- a CDS encoding TIGR01777 family oxidoreductase, which yields MANILITGGTGLVGSNLTKLLKEKKHTVRILSRSPENRNEFKWDISKNYIDEKALENIDYIIHLAGAGIADKRWTDERKKIIIDSRVDTANLVFKKVKELEIPLKGFISASGSNYYGAKTTTKIFEETDAVGDDFLGEVCQKWEDAANQFKKINISVTILRTGVVLSENGGALEKMKTPIITPLGSGKQYMPWIHIYDLCNLYVKAVEEEFVGVFNAVAPEFHTSKSFSKTLAKAISRPYLPIAVPGFLLKLIFGELAVILLEGSRLSSKKIIKEDFVFIFGTLKKALDTL from the coding sequence ATGGCAAATATTTTAATTACAGGAGGTACTGGTTTAGTCGGTTCGAACCTTACAAAATTACTAAAGGAGAAAAAACATACTGTTCGAATTTTAAGTCGAAGTCCAGAAAATAGAAATGAGTTCAAATGGGATATTTCTAAGAATTATATTGATGAGAAAGCGTTAGAAAATATTGATTATATAATTCACTTAGCTGGAGCAGGAATTGCTGATAAACGTTGGACAGACGAAAGAAAAAAAATAATTATAGATAGTAGAGTAGATACAGCAAACCTAGTTTTTAAGAAGGTTAAAGAATTAGAAATTCCTTTAAAAGGTTTTATCTCTGCATCTGGAAGCAATTATTATGGAGCCAAAACTACCACTAAAATTTTTGAAGAAACAGATGCTGTTGGAGATGATTTTTTAGGTGAAGTATGCCAAAAATGGGAAGATGCTGCTAATCAATTTAAAAAAATAAATATTTCAGTTACAATTTTAAGAACTGGAGTTGTACTGTCAGAAAATGGAGGTGCTTTAGAAAAGATGAAAACGCCAATTATTACTCCACTAGGTTCAGGAAAGCAATATATGCCTTGGATTCATATATACGATTTATGTAATTTATATGTAAAAGCTGTTGAAGAAGAATTTGTTGGGGTTTTTAACGCTGTTGCTCCAGAATTTCATACAAGTAAAAGTTTTTCTAAAACTTTAGCAAAAGCTATAAGTAGACCTTATTTACCAATCGCAGTTCCTGGTTTTTTATTAAAATTAATTTTTGGAGAATTGGCTGTAATTCTTCTAGAAGGAAGTAGATTATCATCAAAAAAAATAATTAAGGAAGATTTTGTTTTTATATTTGGCACGCTTAAAAAAGCTTTAGATACTTTATAA
- a CDS encoding YceI family protein, whose amino-acid sequence MKNTTYIILLFVLSLNFTACKSEKKNNNAEETTTSKKSTAAYSLEEATNEVNFTAYKTSEKVPVGGQFKTVNITSGGEGNTIKDAINNTEFSIPVSSIFTKDSSRDYKIKKFFFGVMDQTKLLSGKLMIENDSIGYANIKMNGVTEKVPFTYTITNKTFAMKANMDVTNWNATKALASLNKICEALHTGSDGISKTWSDVALNITSKF is encoded by the coding sequence ATGAAAAACACAACTTATATAATTTTATTATTTGTACTTTCTTTAAATTTTACTGCTTGTAAATCAGAAAAGAAAAACAATAACGCAGAAGAAACAACAACTTCAAAAAAAAGTACAGCAGCGTATTCTTTAGAAGAAGCTACAAACGAAGTTAATTTTACAGCTTATAAAACTTCAGAAAAAGTACCAGTTGGTGGGCAATTTAAAACTGTTAATATTACTTCTGGTGGCGAAGGAAATACTATAAAAGATGCTATAAATAATACAGAATTTTCAATTCCTGTAAGTAGCATTTTTACAAAAGATTCTAGTAGAGACTATAAAATTAAAAAGTTCTTTTTTGGTGTTATGGATCAAACAAAACTATTATCTGGTAAATTAATGATCGAAAATGATTCGATTGGATATGCAAACATTAAAATGAACGGAGTTACTGAAAAAGTGCCATTTACTTATACAATTACAAACAAGACATTTGCAATGAAAGCAAATATGGATGTTACCAATTGGAATGCTACAAAAGCACTTGCTTCTTTAAATAAAATTTGCGAAGCTTTGCATACTGGTTCAGACGGAATTTCTAAAACTTGGAGTGATGTTGCATTAAATATTACATCAAAATTTTAA
- a CDS encoding acyl-CoA-binding protein, whose translation MNTKLDIEFSEAFEKMSRLKEALAPDIMLKFYAYYKQANYGSTFTFNNELDVRNAFKANAWMQLKDMSPDEAKQEYINLAKSILNQKK comes from the coding sequence ATGAATACCAAATTAGACATAGAATTTTCGGAAGCATTTGAAAAAATGTCTCGATTGAAGGAAGCACTAGCTCCTGATATAATGCTAAAATTTTATGCCTATTACAAACAAGCTAATTATGGAAGTACATTTACTTTTAATAATGAACTTGATGTTAGAAATGCTTTTAAAGCAAATGCTTGGATGCAGTTAAAAGACATGTCTCCAGACGAAGCAAAACAAGAATATATAAATTTAGCTAAATCAATACTTAATCAAAAAAAATAG
- a CDS encoding T9SS type A sorting domain-containing protein has translation MEILNSSNTVVLSIDHNYGNGSDSTFLNQTSSSVNLPKGDYIIRVYDTYGDSWNGTGAYGKVFVNGTEIFNFNGIFPNVTNPRTTNLEYDFSITIGLDDASFNYSKSSYCGADSNPTPTITGETGGTFSSTAGLSLNSSTGQINISSSTIGNYVVTYTTTNPDQNTATRNITITSSDVATFSYPTSKVNKNDVDLLPAKTGQSGTYSSTSGLDLNTTTGVIDVSDSTVGTYTVTYTTNGSCPITITDSVTIINDAFPGVSQYQNSSKKYIEYIPGTMPVIISAPHGGRLEPSELSTRSCGTNEMDDNTDVLIKEIQKKCFDQFGMYPYIIINNLHRKKLDPNRNESVATCNNSTTKTYYDAFHNFIDQASADINAKFGKGLYIDLHGQSHSIPRIEAGYNLPSSSFDEDLNNTATNTTELARVTIKNLIENNISNSSFEDLIRGVNSFGGIMQITGGQRYADLGHAGCSRTEGYRIVPSNVGDGNQGNCDDTNPGSNSYFAGDFYNNIRHGSGNTSTNNTVVQGGGTVKGGGGTIDGIMTEVNRRVRDLGNVYSSIYGVSDGRSATIPYFSRDYAKVIEKFIDIHYNDFSKFTFTESSYSINGLDPTPTINGITGGSFSSTSGLVINNSTGKIDVSASTQGTYVVTYQAPNIGSHYKKETTITVNNAPVTNEFTANSGNWSLPTNWSLNREPIASDNVLIPIGKTAFLDKNQETIGNLIVEGTFIINSNRSLTINGNSNNTGTFTINSGGSIITNGTSTGNLTYKRHLDGNKWYLIGAPVSQQSIANFVLNHSNLARGTGTGVNQNIALATFDNTKTSKKWNYYKDGAVDGVDGDDTTDMMTSGKGYTTRLTSAGDLSFTGTLNTGNVNSSVINSASNSFNLISNPYASYVNIGNLLPNNSGVGKPLKTQTVWVWDQTENAGAGDYIPKVSAQNFKIAPGQGFFIEVENTNDVVFTTSMLSHQNTDTFSKTNNDRPEIKLLVTDGTSEKYTEIYYIKGTTTGFDDGYDGEIFGGIANSFQIYSNLVTNNIGQKLGIQSLPNGNYEDMVIPIGLNASIGDKVTFTPQSLNIPESIYVFLEDKENNTTIKFDASTTSYTTTLTAKSIGVGNFYLHTRSNALSTETTILDKVNIFKKDNRTISINGLVDSKISFILYSIEGKKIMSEVFSSNGNSEITIPTLSSGIYLIKLKNASKEIYKKIILE, from the coding sequence ATGGAAATTCTTAATTCTTCAAATACAGTTGTTTTATCCATAGATCATAATTATGGAAATGGATCAGACTCCACTTTCTTAAATCAAACCTCTAGCTCAGTTAACCTTCCAAAAGGCGATTATATAATAAGAGTTTACGATACTTATGGAGATAGTTGGAATGGAACTGGTGCTTATGGAAAAGTATTTGTAAACGGAACTGAAATATTTAATTTTAATGGAATTTTCCCAAATGTTACAAATCCAAGAACAACCAACTTAGAATATGATTTTTCGATAACAATTGGTTTAGACGACGCTTCTTTTAATTATTCTAAAAGTAGTTATTGTGGCGCAGATTCAAATCCAACACCAACAATTACTGGAGAAACAGGTGGAACATTTTCTTCAACTGCTGGCCTAAGTTTAAATAGTAGCACAGGACAAATAAATATTAGCAGCTCTACAATTGGAAATTATGTGGTTACTTATACAACTACAAATCCAGACCAAAATACTGCAACTCGAAACATAACTATTACTAGTTCTGATGTTGCAACTTTTTCTTACCCTACTTCTAAAGTTAATAAAAACGATGTAGATTTATTGCCTGCCAAAACAGGACAAAGTGGAACTTACAGTTCAACTTCTGGTTTAGATTTAAATACTACTACAGGAGTTATAGATGTTTCAGATTCGACTGTAGGAACGTATACAGTTACTTACACAACTAATGGTAGTTGTCCAATAACAATAACAGATTCTGTAACAATTATAAACGATGCTTTTCCAGGAGTTTCACAATATCAAAATAGTAGTAAAAAATACATAGAATATATTCCTGGAACAATGCCAGTAATTATTTCTGCACCTCATGGAGGAAGATTAGAACCAAGTGAACTTAGCACAAGAAGCTGTGGAACAAACGAAATGGACGATAATACAGACGTTTTAATTAAAGAAATTCAGAAAAAATGTTTCGACCAATTTGGAATGTATCCTTACATAATTATAAACAATTTACATCGTAAAAAATTAGATCCAAATAGAAATGAAAGTGTAGCAACTTGTAATAACTCCACAACAAAAACGTATTATGATGCTTTTCATAATTTTATAGATCAAGCTAGTGCAGATATTAATGCTAAATTCGGTAAAGGTCTATATATAGATTTACATGGACAAAGTCATTCTATTCCAAGAATTGAAGCTGGTTATAATTTACCAAGTAGTTCTTTTGATGAAGATTTAAACAATACTGCTACAAATACTACAGAATTAGCAAGAGTAACTATAAAAAATCTAATTGAAAATAATATTAGCAACTCTTCTTTTGAAGATTTAATTAGAGGAGTAAATAGTTTTGGAGGAATTATGCAAATTACTGGTGGACAAAGATATGCAGATTTAGGTCACGCTGGTTGTTCGAGAACAGAAGGTTATAGAATTGTACCAAGTAATGTTGGTGATGGTAATCAAGGAAATTGTGACGATACAAATCCTGGCTCTAATTCTTATTTTGCAGGAGATTTTTATAATAATATTAGACATGGTTCTGGAAATACGTCTACAAATAATACTGTTGTACAAGGTGGAGGAACTGTAAAAGGTGGTGGAGGAACCATTGATGGTATTATGACAGAAGTAAATAGAAGAGTTCGAGATTTGGGAAATGTTTATTCTTCTATCTATGGTGTTTCTGATGGAAGGAGTGCAACAATCCCATATTTTTCTAGAGATTATGCAAAAGTAATCGAAAAATTTATAGACATTCATTACAACGACTTTTCTAAATTTACTTTTACTGAAAGTTCTTATTCCATAAATGGTTTAGACCCAACTCCAACAATAAACGGAATTACTGGAGGAAGTTTTTCAAGCACATCTGGTTTGGTTATAAATAATTCTACTGGAAAAATAGATGTTTCTGCATCTACACAAGGTACTTATGTAGTTACTTATCAAGCTCCAAATATTGGAAGTCATTATAAAAAAGAAACTACAATTACCGTAAACAATGCTCCTGTTACCAACGAATTTACAGCCAATTCTGGTAATTGGTCTTTACCAACAAACTGGAGTTTAAATAGAGAACCAATTGCATCAGATAATGTGTTAATTCCAATAGGAAAAACCGCTTTCTTAGATAAAAATCAAGAAACGATTGGTAATTTAATTGTTGAAGGAACATTTATAATTAATAGCAATAGATCTTTAACTATAAATGGAAATAGTAATAATACTGGAACTTTTACCATAAACTCTGGTGGTTCTATCATAACAAACGGAACATCTACTGGAAACTTAACTTATAAAAGACATTTAGATGGTAATAAATGGTATTTAATTGGTGCTCCAGTTTCGCAACAATCAATTGCTAACTTTGTTTTGAATCACTCTAATTTAGCAAGAGGAACTGGTACTGGAGTCAACCAGAATATTGCATTGGCCACTTTCGACAACACAAAAACTTCTAAAAAATGGAATTACTATAAAGATGGAGCTGTTGATGGTGTTGATGGAGATGACACTACAGATATGATGACATCTGGAAAAGGATATACAACCCGACTAACATCTGCTGGAGATCTTTCTTTTACAGGAACTTTAAATACTGGAAATGTAAATTCTTCGGTTATAAACTCTGCTTCCAATTCTTTTAATTTAATTTCGAATCCTTATGCTTCTTATGTAAATATTGGAAATTTGCTACCTAATAATAGTGGTGTAGGAAAACCTCTAAAAACGCAAACTGTTTGGGTTTGGGATCAAACCGAAAATGCTGGTGCAGGAGATTATATTCCTAAAGTATCTGCTCAAAATTTTAAAATTGCTCCAGGTCAAGGATTTTTTATTGAGGTGGAAAATACAAATGATGTTGTTTTTACAACTTCGATGTTAAGTCATCAAAATACAGATACATTCTCTAAGACTAATAATGATAGACCAGAAATAAAATTATTAGTTACAGATGGAACAAGTGAAAAATATACCGAAATCTATTACATAAAAGGAACTACAACTGGTTTTGACGATGGTTATGATGGAGAAATATTTGGAGGAATAGCAAATAGTTTCCAAATCTATTCCAATTTAGTTACAAATAATATTGGCCAAAAATTAGGAATACAATCGTTACCAAATGGAAATTATGAAGATATGGTTATTCCTATAGGTTTAAACGCCTCTATTGGAGACAAAGTTACATTTACACCACAAAGTCTTAACATTCCAGAGAGTATCTACGTTTTCCTAGAAGACAAAGAAAATAATACAACCATTAAGTTTGATGCCTCTACCACTTCATATACAACAACGCTTACAGCTAAATCTATAGGAGTTGGGAATTTTTATTTACATACGAGATCAAATGCATTATCAACAGAAACAACAATTTTAGACAAAGTAAATATCTTTAAAAAAGACAATCGAACAATTTCTATAAATGGTTTAGTAGATTCTAAAATCTCATTTATATTATATTCTATAGAAGGTAAAAAAATAATGTCTGAGGTATTTTCTTCAAACGGAAACTCAGAAATAACAATTCCTACATTATCCTCAGGAATTTATTTAATAAAATTAAAAAATGCATCCAAAGAAATTTACAAGAAAATTATTTTAGAATAA
- a CDS encoding vWA domain-containing protein, producing MKNKENRKGFVFKTYEAENQSPFEMLFEIFKELITHTSGDFDEAIDWLRSLDKEYKLTDENYTIDDFIEDLKKKGYIKEEINGDGTGGTKITPKTERAIRQQALNHIFGKIKRSGAGNHKSKSPGIGDEHTGDFRNYQFGDALDKVSITESIRNAQINNGIDNFHLTENDLVVEETLHKSQMSTVLMIDISHSMILYGEDRITPAKKVAMALAELITTRYPKDTLDIIVFGNDAWSIKIKDLPYLQVGPYHTNTVAGLNLAMDLLRRKRNTNKQIFMITDGKPSCLRLPDGQYYKNSNGLDTHIVNKCYAMAQQARKLHIPITTFMIAQDPYLMQFVRAFTQANQGKAFYTGLKGLGEMIFEDYETNRKKRIKG from the coding sequence ATGAAAAATAAAGAAAACAGAAAAGGATTTGTCTTTAAAACATACGAAGCAGAGAACCAATCTCCGTTTGAAATGCTTTTTGAAATTTTTAAAGAACTCATAACACATACTTCTGGCGATTTTGATGAAGCCATAGATTGGTTGCGTTCTTTGGATAAAGAATATAAATTAACAGACGAAAATTATACCATTGACGATTTTATTGAAGACTTAAAAAAGAAAGGCTACATAAAAGAAGAAATTAATGGTGATGGAACAGGAGGAACAAAAATTACTCCGAAAACTGAACGTGCGATTAGACAACAAGCCTTAAACCATATTTTTGGAAAAATAAAAAGAAGTGGTGCAGGAAATCATAAAAGTAAGTCTCCAGGAATTGGAGATGAACATACTGGCGATTTTAGAAATTATCAATTTGGTGATGCTTTAGATAAAGTATCCATCACAGAAAGTATTAGAAATGCTCAAATAAATAACGGAATAGACAACTTTCACCTAACAGAAAACGATTTGGTGGTTGAAGAAACGCTTCACAAAAGCCAAATGAGTACTGTGTTAATGATTGATATTAGTCATTCAATGATTCTTTATGGAGAAGATAGAATAACGCCTGCCAAAAAAGTAGCGATGGCTTTGGCAGAATTAATTACAACTCGTTATCCAAAAGACACGTTAGATATTATTGTTTTTGGAAACGATGCTTGGTCTATAAAAATTAAAGATTTACCTTATTTACAAGTTGGACCTTATCACACAAATACTGTTGCTGGTTTAAATTTAGCGATGGATTTATTGCGAAGAAAACGAAATACCAACAAACAAATTTTTATGATTACAGATGGAAAACCAAGTTGTTTACGTTTGCCTGATGGACAATATTATAAAAACAGTAATGGTTTGGATACGCATATTGTAAACAAATGTTATGCAATGGCACAACAAGCCAGAAAATTACACATTCCAATTACCACTTTTATGATTGCTCAAGACCCATATTTAATGCAATTTGTAAGAGCATTTACGCAAGCTAATCAAGGGAAAGCATTTTATACAGGCTTAAAAGGTTTGGGAGAAATGATTTTTGAAGATTATGAAACGAATCGAAAAAAGAGAATTAAAGGATAA
- the ftsH gene encoding ATP-dependent zinc metalloprotease FtsH encodes MKESNKDNDTNNNTPKFKFNMYWIYGGIFLLLIGFQFFSSGDLATKSISKNEFNEVLKENEISKIVVVNKNIAHIYIKEEALKKEKYQKLVNSAFYRDGTSLYEYNFGDLQNFENHLEEIKNEKGLDYDLKNESRTSMFDTLIGFLPFIILIAVWLFFMRRMSGGGAGSGGGGQIFNIGKSKAKLFDKDTKVKTTFENVAGLEGAKEEVQEIVDFLKNPEKYTSLGGKIPKGALLVGPPGTGKTLLAKAVAGEAGVPFFSLSGSDFVEMFVGVGASRVRDLFKQAAQKSPSIIFIDEIDAIGRARGKNSMTGGNDERENTLNQLLTEMDGFGTDTNVIVIAATNRADVLDSALMRAGRFDRQIYVDLPNINERKEIFEVHIKPLKLADDVNVEFLAQQTPGFSGADIANMCNESALIAARHGKKAIHHQDFLDAVDRIVGGLEKKNKVITPKEKKVIAYHEAGHATVSWMLEHAAPLVKVTIVPRGQSLGAAWYLPAERMIVQTEQMLDEMCATLGGRAAEKIIFNKISTGALSDLEKVTKQARAMVTVYGLNDEVGNITYYDSSGNDSFVKPYSDDTAKKIDSEISKMIEAQYVRAIELLSENKEKLTTLAELLLEKEVIFKDDLLKIFGKRPFEAIDAEVKIEEKVKVEVTIPPVDKTEE; translated from the coding sequence ATGAAAGAATCTAATAAAGATAACGATACTAACAACAATACACCGAAATTCAAATTTAACATGTATTGGATTTATGGTGGAATTTTTCTACTATTAATTGGTTTTCAGTTTTTTAGTAGTGGAGATTTAGCTACAAAAAGTATTTCTAAAAACGAATTTAACGAAGTTTTAAAAGAAAACGAGATCTCTAAAATTGTTGTTGTAAATAAAAATATAGCACATATCTATATTAAAGAAGAGGCTTTAAAGAAAGAGAAATATCAAAAATTGGTAAATTCTGCATTTTATAGAGATGGAACTTCTTTATATGAATACAATTTTGGTGATTTACAGAATTTCGAAAATCATTTAGAAGAAATTAAAAATGAAAAAGGTTTAGATTATGATTTAAAAAACGAAAGTAGAACAAGTATGTTCGATACGCTTATCGGCTTTTTACCATTTATTATCCTTATTGCTGTTTGGTTATTTTTCATGAGAAGAATGTCTGGTGGTGGAGCAGGGTCTGGTGGTGGTGGACAAATTTTTAACATCGGAAAATCGAAAGCAAAATTATTTGATAAAGATACCAAAGTTAAAACAACTTTCGAAAACGTTGCTGGTTTAGAAGGTGCAAAAGAAGAAGTGCAAGAAATTGTAGACTTCTTAAAAAACCCAGAAAAATATACTTCTTTAGGAGGTAAGATTCCAAAAGGAGCTTTATTAGTAGGACCTCCTGGAACAGGAAAAACCTTATTAGCAAAAGCAGTTGCTGGTGAAGCTGGAGTTCCATTTTTCTCTTTATCAGGATCTGACTTTGTAGAAATGTTTGTAGGTGTTGGTGCTTCTAGAGTAAGAGATTTATTTAAACAAGCAGCTCAAAAATCGCCTTCAATTATTTTTATTGATGAAATTGATGCAATTGGACGTGCTCGTGGAAAAAATAGTATGACTGGTGGTAATGACGAACGTGAAAACACGTTGAATCAATTATTAACGGAAATGGATGGTTTTGGAACCGATACAAATGTTATTGTAATTGCAGCTACAAACAGAGCAGATGTTTTAGACAGCGCTTTAATGCGTGCAGGACGTTTTGATAGACAAATTTATGTAGATCTTCCGAATATAAATGAACGTAAAGAAATTTTTGAAGTACATATTAAGCCTTTAAAATTGGCTGATGATGTAAATGTAGAATTTTTAGCACAGCAAACTCCAGGATTTTCTGGAGCAGATATTGCAAACATGTGTAACGAATCTGCTTTAATTGCTGCGAGACATGGAAAGAAGGCAATACATCATCAAGATTTTTTAGATGCTGTAGATAGAATTGTTGGTGGTTTAGAAAAGAAAAATAAAGTTATTACTCCAAAAGAGAAAAAAGTAATTGCATATCACGAAGCTGGTCATGCAACTGTAAGTTGGATGTTAGAACACGCTGCTCCATTAGTAAAAGTTACCATTGTTCCAAGAGGACAATCTTTAGGTGCTGCATGGTATTTACCTGCAGAAAGAATGATTGTTCAAACAGAACAAATGTTAGACGAAATGTGTGCTACTTTAGGTGGTAGAGCTGCTGAAAAAATTATATTTAACAAAATTTCTACAGGTGCTTTAAGTGATTTGGAAAAAGTAACCAAACAAGCAAGAGCGATGGTTACAGTATATGGTTTAAATGATGAAGTGGGTAATATTACTTATTATGATTCTTCTGGAAACGATTCATTTGTAAAACCTTACAGTGACGATACTGCTAAGAAGATTGATTCAGAAATATCTAAAATGATTGAAGCTCAATATGTAAGAGCAATTGAATTATTATCTGAAAATAAAGAAAAATTAACGACATTAGCAGAATTACTTTTAGAAAAAGAAGTTATTTTTAAAGACGATTTATTAAAAATCTTCGGAAAAAGACCTTTTGAAGCAATAGACGCAGAAGTTAAAATTGAAGAAAAAGTTAAAGTAGAAGTAACTATTCCCCCAGTAGATAAAACTGAAGAATAA
- a CDS encoding phosphatidate cytidylyltransferase → MRNLLRRSFSGIIYVLIFVAAILFSKESYITLISIFGVLCIWEFSKMIQNKNIVPYFFFGITLFLMLKRPFSYAITGILIINLLSSVYLIYQLFAKKEITFSNERSKLGLTIRYPIFSICFLVLLPFYNENYSPYLMISILVLIWVNDSFAFLVGKNVGRRKLFVSVSPKKTQEGFLGGLIFSIITAYVISRINTEFTFLNWLIIAVIVSIIGTIGDLVESKLKRQANIKDSGNIMPGHGGILDRLDSLLFAAPFVYLYINYII, encoded by the coding sequence ATGCGCAACCTTTTAAGAAGGAGTTTTTCTGGAATTATTTACGTTTTAATATTTGTAGCTGCAATTCTTTTTTCAAAGGAATCTTATATTACACTTATCTCTATATTTGGTGTTTTGTGTATCTGGGAATTTTCTAAAATGATTCAAAATAAAAATATAGTTCCTTATTTTTTCTTTGGAATTACACTATTTTTAATGTTAAAGAGACCCTTTAGCTATGCTATTACAGGAATTTTAATAATTAACCTATTATCTTCTGTCTATTTAATTTATCAACTATTTGCAAAAAAAGAAATTACTTTTTCAAATGAAAGATCTAAGCTAGGCCTTACCATTAGATACCCTATTTTTTCTATTTGTTTTTTAGTTTTACTTCCATTTTATAACGAGAATTATTCCCCTTATTTAATGATTTCGATACTCGTTCTTATTTGGGTAAATGATAGTTTTGCTTTTTTAGTAGGAAAAAATGTAGGTCGTAGAAAACTATTTGTATCAGTTTCTCCTAAAAAAACACAAGAAGGTTTTTTGGGAGGTCTTATATTCTCTATAATAACAGCATACGTAATTAGCAGAATTAATACTGAATTCACATTTTTAAATTGGCTAATTATAGCAGTAATTGTATCTATTATTGGAACAATTGGCGATTTAGTAGAATCGAAATTAAAAAGACAAGCAAATATAAAAGACAGTGGAAATATTATGCCAGGTCATGGAGGAATTTTAGACAGGCTAGATAGTTTGCTGTTTGCTGCTCCGTTTGTATATTTGTACATTAACTATATAATTTAA